attgataatattaagaatgataaggataatgatgataaaagtagtaatatgcgtaataatattgataacaataagaataataaggatactgataataaaagtagtaatatgcgtaataatattgataataataagagtaataaggataatgctgataaaagtagtaatatacagaataatattgataataatataaataataaggataatgataaaaaaagtagtaatatgcgtaataatgttgataataatatgagtagtaaggataattacagttctagcgttgatagtagtcgtaatatgcgtaataatattgataatattaagaatgataaggataatgatgataaaagtagtaatatgcgtaataatattgataacaataagaataataaggatactgataataaaagtagtaatatgcgtaataatattgataataataagagtaataaggataatgctgataaaagtagtaatatacagaataatattgataataatataaataataaggataatgataagaaaagtagtaatatgcgtaataatgttgataataatatgagtagtaaggataattacagttctagcgttgatagtagtcgtaatatgcgtaataatattgataatattaagaatgataaggataatgatgataaaagtagtaatatgcgtaataatattgataacaataagaataataaggatactgataataaaagtagtaatatgcgtaataatattgataacaataagcgtagtaaggataattacagttccagcgatgatagtagtcataatatgcgtaataatattgataatattaagaatgatatggataataatgataaaagtagtaatatgcagaataatattgataataatataaataataaggataatgttaagaaaagtattaatatgcgtaataatgttgataatattaagaatgataaggataatgatgataaaagtagtaatatgcgtaataatattgataacaataagaataataaggatactgataataaaagtagtaatatgggtaataatattgataataataagagtaataaggataattacagtttcagcgatgataataatcattatatgcgtaataatattgataataataagaataataaggattataataataaaagtagtaatatgcgtaataatattgataacaataagcgtagtaaggataattacagttctagcgatgatagtagtcgtaatatgcgtaataatattgataatattaagaatgataaggataatgatgataaaagtagtaatatgcgtaataatattgataacaataagaattataaggatactgataataaaagtagtaatattcgtaataatattgataataataagagtaataaggataatgctgataaaagtagtaatatgcggaataatattgataataatataaataataaggataatgttaagagaagtagtaatatgcgtaataatgtagataataatatgagtagtaagaataattacagttccagcgatgataatagtcgtgatatgcgtaataatattgatcataataagagtagtaagtataattacCGATCCAGCGGTGATAACAgtcgtaatatgggtaataatattaataataataagaataacaagcataataataatagttgtaacgataataaaagtagtaatatgggtaatgatatcggttaaattgataataataagagtagtaggataataattatagttccacgataatagtaatatgtagtaACATCGGGAATGATATATGTTAGGtctccagacctaacctgatacaacctaaccttagtCCCTGACCTAACATGATCCGAACTAACCATAGATCCTGACCTaatctaatataacctaaccttggatCCTGACCTAACCGAATATAACCTTGCCGtaagcctgacctaacctgttgattgtctgttatgtttaagaatgtaatggaaaggattgtaaataagtacatgatttgttttgtttatttattgtaactttataaatacatacaatttgcaaatatattttctacaatttttaatttatgtaagtCTTTATTGGTTTATTTCCTTGTCGAAGATCGAGACAGATTGtgtgtatattcaattttggaactgaaaaataaaagcatttataataacatatttattgttgttgcacgatttaataatattgttacgtGAAGGTTAGATCATTAGTAAAcagaaaatgttaattataaaaataataaattgaataactatttataatgtacaattgTTGTGACtaaatatatgtgtaatattaaaaaataggaCTTACGTTGATTAAATGGAACGCCGAGATCCTTCCTCCACTTCAATGCTGTAAAGACTAGCTTGTCAGTCTGATAGCATGGCTTAAACTACTTTTAAGTAGCGCGCCGATCAGTGTTTGGCAGTCccagcgcatgcgcagtaagctatccgtagaagtcctcagtagcgtatacactttgatgaaatataaggtatcattaggccctagtgaggaaaaaaaaaaacttaagaaaattgcaggaaagagaataaaagggttaaataatacaacagattatatataataaaagtaatattaaatttatttatgattattattattttttacgtttgcagccgatttgttatatgaataccaatatttgttgcaagagcaaaggaaaaagataccgctcgatttttatcggatctatgcatgttaacaaaataaaatccatgtatttctttgttattgtttctctgatattataattttcacacgtataaaatatagttattcaaagaggtctTTCCAAGTCGTTttccataaataataaattcatttaatgttttaaaagttattgtgcttttgtgttattttaaatataataatctcccatattccatcatattattctcattatattatattatataattcacgatatatatatatatatatatatatatatatatatatatatatatatatatatatatatatatatatatatatatatatatgtatatatgtatatatatatatgtatatatagttgtatagttttatacagacatatatatataactaatctaacccagcctaatgtaatctaactcaacctatacattcatagtttacagtgcaattataagaatttttgaaaagttatgtaggatcattaaggtgccctcatcagtcaccatttcgtgtaccggctaggtacggcattggcagcaagctgtgacgtcgctgacgcatgcgcataaagctctcgcgtgagataaaatctcgcgactgcccaacactgccACTGGGTATATGCATCAAGTGTTACGGATACTGCAAATTTTCATTATATGTTGTTCTTTCTTAGTTAGTGAGGTATTAGAACCAATCAAAGTTAAAATGTGCAGAATGTACAAAAGTTTGTTTAATGAACAGGACCTCTGCAGCGtatgatatttttgttattgttgttaCTTTGAAGGAGGATATGAATTTTAACCAAATTTCATATTGCTTCAAAGAGTGATtgtttatatgtacataaactAAGTTATTGATGACATTGCAaactaaatattttaactattttttatgcaaataaCAGTAAAATCAACGATGTAAAATGATAAATTCTTTAAAACGCGAAGTAAACATTTTTGTATAAACTAGAATTGAAGTACTACATATCAAAGCAACTTGTAAGTAAAAACATATTCTAGTAAGAATTTACTTCAACTAATTGAATAAGAAAGTTAGTTTCATCTatctaaaacaatttattttcataaattctatcattttatgtataaatgttaaatttttatgttaatgtTGTTCACCTAACCTATATATCATTGTacatttataaaagaaaaattgtttataattaagGTATTGGAAAATCACACTgctgttattaaaatataatttaaaatggaAATTATCGAACTTGTTTCGGATGACGAGACATCCGAGGATAAAGTAAAAAAGAATAGCGgttcgaaaatttacaaaagtaaCTGCATAAACTTCCAATGTTGTTCTGGAGTGGATATGAAATCTGCACCTTCGTTTGCATGTGCTTTTTATGGTGTAAatacagaaaaaaagaaaatacgcaaaatttgtaaaaaatgttttgAAGCTGCACTAGATCACCAAAAGGtataacttttatattatttggtTCGATGTTTATactaataaacaataattaattgaccaacaaaattaattattttgtgattATTTTTACAGCAATTAGTGTCAGCTCTTGTGGATCACAAACCATTATTAGAATGTGAGTTTCCAGATCATACAATGGAAGTAGAAATTTCTGATAGCGATGATTCAGATGatgagaaaaaaaaagagatatGTACAGATGGTAAGATTGAGATCTTATTATATTGTGTTAACTATAATTGTCCATTTAATATGtttggaaaaaaatattttgtatttcagAAAAGTATTTACCTGAAGAGATGCTTCTAGATATGGAAGAAATGCTGGATAgcacattaaaaaatatttttacaaagtaCAATGTTGATTATCAAGTTAAACAAGCACATAATAAGTTAAAAAACCAATGGGATAAAATAAATGGTACATgactattttgaaaattatattctatacatatttattatatgtacattaaattacatgtaattattttttacaatagAGGAAAATGAAGTTTTGTTTAAGACGGTTAAAGATTTAATGAGTACTATGGATATATTGCGTAACAGCTTGTATGATGAATTTAGGCCACAAATTAAAATGTTGGAAGAACTTCAAATAGATGATGATTATGTAGATAATAACATTTATCCATTGGTAGCAACAAAAAAAGTTACACAAATTCGACTTCCTTCTGCTACATTACTGCAGGATAGTCAGCCTGAAATTTTACCAATAGAACAAGAAAGCACACACGTTGTGGATGTGGATTTACCTCCAATAGGTGTACTTATGAAACCACAAATAGAAGTAGATAACATTGTGTTCATTATGAAGCATCCACTTATGCCATGGGTCAAAGGAAAAGTAAATTCATCTTTatctaaaatttatataaatatttcaatatttaataggtgaataatatttaatttattattaggtACAAACTATAATTTCGAAAGGTTCTACTTCTCAGTATCGTgtaaaattgttacaaaaaaaGTATAACTCTGTTATTAAGTCTGTTTCTGGCAAACAAATTGCTGCTGCTGTAGTTAGTTCAGTAATAATTCCAGTTGGTGCACGAGTAGTAGCAATATTTCAAGATGTTTCATCTAGCAATTTTTATAGCGGAGTTATAGCTGAACCACCGAAagctataaataaatataggtatgtttatacataacaatatatttttatgtatcagTTATAAGTGAACTTTTTAATTCTAGGTACCTGGTATTTTTTGATGATGGATATGCTCAGTATGTCGAACATAGACACATTTATTTAGTTGCAGATTTTTCTCCCAAAGTTTGGGAAGATATACCCAATGAATCTCGAGACTTTGTAAAGAAATACATTCAGACATATCCTGAAAGGCCAATGGTTAAATTACAAAAAGGGCAAGTAGTAAAAACAGAATGGAACGGTAAATGGTGGATTGCAAGGGTGGTACAGGTTGACGCAAGTTTAGTACAAATGCACTTTGATGCTGATGGTAGAACAGAGTGGATCTATAGAGGCTCCGCTAGATTAGGACCTTTATACCTTGAACTTTTAAAAGCTAATGCCAGACAACAAGGACACCATACATCTGTTAATACACCAAGTCGGCATCGACATCCTGCTGTCTccaatgtatataaaaatatttgtttattcctTGTGTCACATTTTCGTTGGGATGAATTGATCGCAGagtattcaataatttaaatttattaatattttagaaaagtAATTTACCTTATGTAGAATATACATCTGATATGGAACGCGAAGAAGGAAGAATTTCGCAAGTAGAAAAAGAACAAACGGAAATAAATGAAACTGCAAACACGTTCATCTCGACTGCACCGCAACAATCGCGTGCTGTTGCTAGAAAAAGTACTAGTAAAAAGCAAAATGTGGTAGATGCAAGTACATATAATCCAACTACAGAAACTAAACCTTCCCACAGTATAGTTGTAAGTATATGGAGTGAAATGTAATTTTAGTAAGAAAATTTAGTATAAGCTATAGAAGTATACTAACATTCATGCTGTAATTTTATTACAGTATTATCAAACACAGAACAGAATTCAAACAAAAGATTTTGTTCCGCACAAATGTGGTCCACAGTGTGTTGAGGGTATATCCTTTACACCTGATGACTTAAGAGGGTATTCGCCTCTTTCAATACCATTACTTTGTGGGTGGAATCGACAGCTTTGCAAATATCCTAAAGGCAAAAAAATTACGTTATATCAAGCACCGTGTGGTGTTAGACTGCGAAATATGGAAGAACTGCATCAGTACCTTCGTAAAACAGGTAGTCCAATGTCGGTTgatttgtttgattttgattactGGGTGCACTGTTTGGCGGAGTTTGTATTggataaatgttttattaacataaaggtaaacaaaattttaaaagttaagtaatgagttaattaattaaatttcacaactaaattttttaatttaatttcaaggaTCTCAGTTATGGCGTGGAAAATGTACCAATACCATGTGTCAATGAATTAGATCATACTCAACCAGATACTATTAGATACAGTACACAAAGAGAACCAACAGAAGGAGTTAATCTTAATTTAGATCCAAATTTTCTATGTAGCTGTGATTGTGAAGATGATTGTCAAGTACATTTAGTTATTAGTACATTGATTGACACGTTGAATATTAGCGTGATAGTTAATTGATATTACATTATTGTTCTACAGGACAAAACAAAATGTCAGTGCTGGCAATTAACGATACAAGGTGCAACTCTGGGAGGGAGGGTACCAAATACATCTGTCGGTTATGTGTATAAACGGTTACCAGAACCAGTAACTACTGGAATTTATGAATGTAATTCAAGATGTAAATGTGCTGTAAAAACCTGTTTAAATAGAGTAGTACAACATccattaacattaaaattacaaGTATTTAAAACAGCGCCTCGAGGTTGGGGCATACGCTGTCTAAATGATATTCCCCTTGGATCTTTTATTTGTATATATGCTGGTAGATTACTTACAGAACAGGTACGTAGATAatagtaaaatttgttaataatggtacaaattaattaaaaagataatatttaatacacttATTGTATTATAGGGAGCCAATGAAGGTGGTAAGAATTATGGAGATGAATATCTTGCAGAGTTGGATTATGTTGAGGTAGTAGAAGGAATTAAAGAAGGCTACGAAAGTGATGTTCTTGAGTCGGAATTACCAGTATCTACTCCAGAAAAGACGAGAGTTCTAACAAGCGATGATGAAGATAATTCAAGAAAAAGTACTAATGATTCGGATGAAGATTTTAATATTAGTAAATACGTGAATTTTAATGTGGATTCTACGGAACCTTCTTCTATTAGGTACATAcacagaaattaattattaataagcaaagtaacttatattaatacaagtatgataatttagaaaaagaCTTCGAAAACGGAAGCGAGACGAAAATAATCCGGATGGGTCAGAAGAAAATAGTGAAGATGGAAGTGCTACAAAAGCACCTGAGAATGTTACGAAATTTCCCGTTAATGAAACTCGTTTAAATGATCAGGATGCAATTACTATCAGTGATGAAGAAGAAAATAGAAGTGGTAGAAGAGAACCAAGTAGATTTGATCCAACTGTAGAACCAACACAAATAGAAAGACCTAAATTTAAATCAGTAAGAGATTTTTTTGGAGAAGATGAGGCTGTATATATAATGGATGCTAAAACAACTGGAAATATTGGTCGCTATTTAAATGTAAGTAAAAGAAGATTTTTAGATTATTATAAAAGTAAtgtgattaaaataattttatttatgtatttagcaTTCATGTGATCCAAATGTTTTTGTACAAAATGTATTTGTCGATACGCATGATGTAAGATTCCCATGGGTAGCATTTTTCGCTTTAAATTACATACGAGCGGGTCAGGAATTAACCTGGAATTATAGTTACGATGTTGGAAGTATACCTGGCAAAGTTATTATATGTAAGTGTGGTTCATCCAATTGTAGGGGCCGACTTTTGTAATGTATTAAATACTTCCCgtcgaattaataaaattagaatttgtaaatttagttttcaaaactttattttataatatctaataatttgattaataaaatattttgttattaaaaaattgcgaGCGGTATGTAAGACAAAAtcgagaaataaattattttaattttttattttattattaattgaagTATAAGCtagtttacaaaataaaatggaTCTAGTGGACTTAGGAATGTAATAAACTGTATCGTATTTTATAAAACGTAATATTCTTCTTCCcgaaatacttttattatattattacaatatctTATGTAGCTACAAAGAACATAAAATTTATGCAGATCTATATGTTATACCTATCAAAATTAACACAgtctttgtattttttaataattgacattgaataaataaattttggcgTATAAAATTTTTcgataatattttgtaaactcTATTAATATATTGCGATCGACatggaataataaataaaagataaatatgggtttaataaaatacaaccaTATACATAACAATGATACACTGGCTTATTATTTTTGATTATTGTACACCTTTAAGACCTCTTAAGACATGTTAGGTAATTAGTACCATAAAGTTTTTTAATCTCCTTCTATAATTTATACATGTCTTTCTTGAAACTCACTTAAATTATGTGAATACGTCTTAAATGAAGCATTTAATATGCTGTATATTTATAGctctttttcataaaaatattaaactaaagCAGAATTATGGCTTTAGTAGGTAgattgtaaaaaaattgtataaaaggaatttgtaacatttataaattaataacaaacatTTAAAATACAATGCTGCTTCTTACAAATGTATCAAAATATCTTTCGCTATATAATATTACatgctttaaaaataaatttgtttctgttaatttttcaaaataatctgTATGATGTACTATTTTAAAGctgaaattatatatattttaaatctttATGAATAAtcatgtaataatatgagtttatgatTACGTACTCCAGATGtgcaatatattattataaaactacaCGTGTacctatatttttttttaatttaaagtgcATAAATATGATACTCTAGCAATATGCAAAAAATTAAGGGAAAGCAATGGTGATACTCCTATGAGGAacattaaaatactaaaataacaaaattattgtttgAATTTCATTTGGTTTTGTGCTAGTGAGATTTAAGCAGTTGTTTGATTTCATCCTTTTCAGCTGCATCTAAATAACTGATTCCCTGTGGTGTTAAGCCATCTGGTTTAGCTCCTTTTTCTAATAGTAATTTTACACAATTTGTATGTCCTTCCCAAATCGCTgctaataatattgttattccATGCTTGTCTGTAGCctaaaaacaaatatatttttacatgagTTAATATAATTGAAGCAATATCAAGTAAGATTTAGAATAAAACTGATAGATTaatatatatcaaatataaaatacaaatatttaaattaaatcacTCTTATAACTTTGTCACAAATATTAATCCTAATATTTAAGACATGTATTTACATTTGCATTTGCACCCTTTTCCAAAAGATATCTGACTACTTCACTCTGGCCATAATCAGCTGCATAATGTAGCGGTGTCCTTCCGTCGATCATTTGATTAACGTCAATATTCTATcaacaaaaatatatgtatacgatTTGGCGTATACTcacttttatgaaaaatatgcactgaatttaaaaagaaaataatttttacgacTGTTAGTTTAACCGGCTAACAATTAGTTTTCATATGCAGTGAAGTATATCAAGTTTAGTGGATAATAAGAAGATTCGGAAAAATACATCGATAACATTTTTGATTAACAACAACCATAAAGCGACAGAAGAAAAGATAACTTAATGTCTTATATATTTGCCTTATTTTCAATGATATCTCGCACTTGctccaaatcaccaattttTATTCCCCACACGAGTTCACTCATTTTCGTTGCAGATTATTTGATGATTTTTAAGCGTAACAAACACTTTGATTAATCTCACGTTTATTCTAATCAGTTCACGTTCGTACTTACATCCATTAAATTTGACTAAACTTGACTAAATAGCGAATTTTGCTGGAACAATTTTATCGTGTTACCAACGTATGAAATGGAAATGAAAATCAGCGGTACCAACATGGAAGaagattacaaaaattaaattttcgaaattgaaaatcGTGATAATATCaaaaagattttcaaattttttttaccaCAGAACTTATTCTGTTCGTATTCAATATAAAGTTAATAATGTACTTTACATACATAATATAATTGCgaacatttctttttaatattatttttagtgtGTTTTCTGTCAAAAATATACTAGTGATTAGGCACACTTATTATTGTAGTACGCAATtagtttaaattcaatttacacTTTAGCAAACAGTTTAGCAACAATAGACATTACAGTGTAATATCGTTATATGACCTCCATTTATATGGCAAGTTGATCAAATTCCTGTCTTTTACACGCCCAATTCTGGTACCACGAAGATCCACGAAGATCTACGGAGTTTCACGGAGACTCACGAAAATTCACGAAGATTGACGCAACTTCATTTATcaattgattaataaatatgaCTAGAAACTTTCGAGTTAAGattatgaatttggaattttttaaatttaaatatttaaaaaattcttaatttataaacttgaatattttgtatatttgtatattaactTGAATATTTGTTGTAGTTTCATCTAAAGTCATTCAGCGAACCACTATAATACTATCAAAAGTATTAAAAACAAAAGTTAAATTTACATTGTTAGATATCTAATCAGTATAATAGTTCAATATTTTCTAAAGGAAGTTGTACGATCGTTATTTGTTTTTTGAGGGGAAACAAAATGAAAGATACACAGTGTATgtattattgaattaaatagatattaatttaattacatataattacagtcacacatGTTTTTACATTACATACGCAAAACCTTCTATTGTCGATGAAGTAAACAAAAAATCAATTGTTTTTATTACTATATAAAAGGGTGCAATTACAGAACGAACAAGAGCATCTGATTTCCGTTTTTAAGACTAGGAGGCTGAAGAAATTCGATGCTGAGAAATGATGCCAAATTATTGACGCTAACAATTATCGCATATTAACGATGACGCTATTAACCTTACATTTGTCTACGTGGAATGTTGCAATTTCGTATTATCGTAGAAACTGTAAGTAAcagataaattatataaaacgtGTAATTTTAGTTATGTACGAAGTCCACTCGCATCGAAGGGTAACAGGAAGTTGCAGCGTGGCCTCCTCATGACGAAACAACATGCACCGATGCGCAACGTCGAAAGTAATATTTCACTCTTATTCAAAGATAACCACAAATTCTGTTCAATCtcgattattttttctaattaactCAAAATAGCGTTCGTAAGTTATTAACAATAGAAAAAGAATTACAAATAGAAGATTTCaacgtaaataattttgttcgaTATTTAAGTCTCGATTTAAGTTATTCAATCGATCGTTCGAATTGATTTTGTAGAGGCCACGTTCTACCGCGTTGAAAATTAAGCTTTCGCCGGTGCTGCTTCCGGTGTTTTCTCGGTTTCTACGATTTCCGTAGGCGGCGGCAAAGTTGGGATTTCTGGATATTCGAGTTTCGCGCCATCTTCACATTCGAAGATTGGACAGCAGTCGGGGAAGGGAGCTGATTTGTTGGTTTTCTCCGAAAGTTTGCATTTAGGATTGGCTTTTGGAAGTGGTCCACAGTCCTCCACGAGCTCGAATAGACGTCCGGAGTTGTCATCGGCTGGCACGCATGTAGAACGGCCGCAGAATGGGGTTAGATCCCATGATTTTGTTGGTTCAATTGTGGCGCATTTTGTGGATGCGAAGCACCTACCAGGGAAatctgaaaaaaatatttatttattagtttttttgcagacatttttaataatttgtcaagtattctttaatttatttctgtCCATTATATCTCACAGAATCATAGTACTGACGGTGGAGACGGAGATTCTACAATTAAATTctgtcaaaattccaaaatggaaCTTTTGATAAATTTATCCTTCTTGAATTATTTATGAACGTATGAGTAATCACAAGAAATTTAATATCACTGCATTCTATGATTAATGACTGTTGGCTTGCTCGCTCGTAGTTTATAGAATATAAGCTCccgaattatataaattatattacataaagAAGGTATCAGATTGCACTAACTGG
Above is a window of Megachile rotundata isolate GNS110a chromosome 1, iyMegRotu1, whole genome shotgun sequence DNA encoding:
- the egg gene encoding SET domain bifurcated histone lysine methyltransferase eggless yields the protein MEIIELVSDDETSEDKVKKNSGSKIYKSNCINFQCCSGVDMKSAPSFACAFYGVNTEKKKIRKICKKCFEAALDHQKQLVSALVDHKPLLECEFPDHTMEVEISDSDDSDDEKKKEICTDEKYLPEEMLLDMEEMLDSTLKNIFTKYNVDYQVKQAHNKLKNQWDKINEENEVLFKTVKDLMSTMDILRNSLYDEFRPQIKMLEELQIDDDYVDNNIYPLVATKKVTQIRLPSATLLQDSQPEILPIEQESTHVVDVDLPPIGVLMKPQIEVDNIVFIMKHPLMPWVKGKVQTIISKGSTSQYRVKLLQKKYNSVIKSVSGKQIAAAVVSSVIIPVGARVVAIFQDVSSSNFYSGVIAEPPKAINKYRYLVFFDDGYAQYVEHRHIYLVADFSPKVWEDIPNESRDFVKKYIQTYPERPMVKLQKGQVVKTEWNGKWWIARVVQVDASLVQMHFDADGRTEWIYRGSARLGPLYLELLKANARQQGHHTSVNTPSRHRHPAVSNKSNLPYVEYTSDMEREEGRISQVEKEQTEINETANTFISTAPQQSRAVARKSTSKKQNVVDASTYNPTTETKPSHSIVYYQTQNRIQTKDFVPHKCGPQCVEGISFTPDDLRGYSPLSIPLLCGWNRQLCKYPKGKKITLYQAPCGVRLRNMEELHQYLRKTGSPMSVDLFDFDYWVHCLAEFVLDKCFINIKDLSYGVENVPIPCVNELDHTQPDTIRYSTQREPTEGVNLNLDPNFLCSCDCEDDCQDKTKCQCWQLTIQGATLGGRVPNTSVGYVYKRLPEPVTTGIYECNSRCKCAVKTCLNRVVQHPLTLKLQVFKTAPRGWGIRCLNDIPLGSFICIYAGRLLTEQGANEGGKNYGDEYLAELDYVEVVEGIKEGYESDVLESELPVSTPEKTRVLTSDDEDNSRKSTNDSDEDFNISKYVNFNVDSTEPSSIRKRLRKRKRDENNPDGSEENSEDGSATKAPENVTKFPVNETRLNDQDAITISDEEENRSGRREPSRFDPTVEPTQIERPKFKSVRDFFGEDEAVYIMDAKTTGNIGRYLNHSCDPNVFVQNVFVDTHDVRFPWVAFFALNYIRAGQELTWNYSYDVGSIPGKVIICKCGSSNCRGRLL
- the LOC100878695 gene encoding myotrophin homolog isoform X2 gives rise to the protein MDNIDVNQMIDGRTPLHYAADYGQSEVVRYLLEKGANANATDKHGITILLAAIWEGHTNCVKLLLEKGAKPDGLTPQGISYLDAAEKDEIKQLLKSH
- the LOC100878695 gene encoding myotrophin homolog isoform X1, which produces MSELVWGIKIGDLEQVRDIIENKNIDVNQMIDGRTPLHYAADYGQSEVVRYLLEKGANANATDKHGITILLAAIWEGHTNCVKLLLEKGAKPDGLTPQGISYLDAAEKDEIKQLLKSH
- the LOC100878806 gene encoding uncharacterized protein LOC100878806, with translation MPVRESGPTSLNRYTKILFYFQSSDRLQRVFFSPSFAPWNRPVIMKLATILLLVVAVVFAAEEKEEERPKTFRRLIPADVLRDFPGRCFASTKCATIEPTKSWDLTPFCGRSTCVPADDNSGRLFELVEDCGPLPKANPKCKLSEKTNKSAPFPDCCPIFECEDGAKLEYPEIPTLPPPTEIVETEKTPEAAPAKA